The Pagrus major chromosome 10, Pma_NU_1.0 genome contains a region encoding:
- the LOC141003350 gene encoding T-cell surface glycoprotein CD8 beta chain-like, whose protein sequence is MKSFTSITALLLCSLSWNSVSGSESHTVKVQPGDEVTLLCSNISTSPTQTDWFRVVNRTKPSCISSMYGSNGEVTFCDGFQNGKFEMSSNVSTVFLKIKRVDLSDTGLYFCGFYINAHTVISTATYLNVQGYEWDYEGAFETKDEPERTKILMIVTLGALAVFFMTTAIVLAVKIRQLQKAADEQLHPEISKNLGSDDLNSAALMFLPKPIRNRRPASERQVETHVIYTASR, encoded by the exons ATGAAGAGCTTCACCTCGATAACAGCTTTACTTCTCTGCAGCCTCA gctgGAACTCTGTCTCCGGTTCTGAGTCTCACACTGTGAAGGTTCAGCCTGGTGATGAAGTCACACTGCTGTGCTCCAACATTTCCACAAGTCCAACTCAGACAGACTGGTTCAGAGTGGTCAACAGAACCAAGCCCAGCTGTATCTCCTCTATGTACGGGTCTAATggtgaagttacattttgtgatggatttcaaaatggaaaaTTTGAAATGAGCTCCAACGTCTCCACTGTTTTCCTGAAGATCAAGCGAGTGGATTTATCTGACACTGGACTGTATTTCTGTGGATTTTACATAAACGCACATACTGTCATTTCCACTGCAACATACTTAAACGTTCAAG GTTATGAATGGGATTATGAAGGGGCTTTTGAGACGAAAG ATGAGCCTGAACGAACCAAAATCCTGATGATTGTGACCCTGGGTGCTCTCGCTGTTTTCTTCATGACGACTGCCATCGTTCTGGCCGTTAAAATCAGGCAACTTCAGAAAG CTGCTGATGAACAACTGCATCCTGAAATTAGCAAG AATCTGGGCTCTGATGACCTGAACTCTGCAGCGCTGATGTTCCTCCCAAAGCCAATAAGAAACAGGAGGCCTGCATCAGAGAGACAAGTGGAGACTCACGTTATTTATACTGCCAGCAGATAG